A single region of the Sphingobium sp. EP60837 genome encodes:
- the purB gene encoding adenylosuccinate lyase, producing MVPRYARPQMTALWEPEARFRIWFEIEAHATEALGELGVVPKSAAKALWDWWATKPAIDVPAIDAIEAVTKHDVIAFLTWVAEQVGDEARFMHQGMTSSDVLDTCLAVQLSRAADILIDDLDKLLDVIKRRAFEHKLTPTIGRSHGIHAEPVTFGLKMAEAYAEFSRCRARLVAAREEVATCAISGAVGTFANIDPRVEEHVAAKLGLAIEPVSTQVIPRDRHAMFFATLGVIASSIERLAVEVRHLQRTEVLEAEEYFSPGQKGSSAMPHKRNPVLTENLTGLARMVRSYALPAMENVALWHERDISHSSVERYIGPDATITLDFALGRLTGVIDKLLVYPERMMKNLDKMGGLVHSQRVLLALTQAGVSREDSYRYVQRNAMKVWESDGQLSLLELLKADPEVAAALPAEQIEEKFDLGYHFRQVDTIFRRVFGEV from the coding sequence ATGGTCCCCCGTTACGCCCGCCCCCAAATGACCGCCCTCTGGGAGCCGGAAGCCCGCTTCCGCATCTGGTTCGAGATCGAGGCGCATGCCACCGAGGCGCTAGGCGAGTTGGGCGTGGTTCCCAAATCAGCGGCCAAGGCGCTGTGGGATTGGTGGGCGACCAAACCGGCCATCGATGTCCCCGCCATCGATGCGATCGAAGCGGTTACGAAACATGATGTGATCGCCTTCCTGACCTGGGTCGCCGAGCAGGTCGGTGATGAAGCGCGCTTCATGCACCAGGGGATGACGTCGTCCGACGTGCTCGATACCTGCCTCGCCGTGCAGCTTTCCCGCGCAGCCGACATATTGATCGATGACCTGGACAAGCTGCTCGACGTCATCAAGCGCCGGGCATTCGAACATAAGCTGACGCCGACGATCGGCCGCAGCCACGGCATTCATGCAGAGCCAGTTACCTTCGGGCTGAAGATGGCTGAAGCCTATGCCGAGTTCAGCCGCTGCCGTGCCCGCCTGGTCGCAGCGCGGGAGGAGGTGGCGACCTGCGCCATTTCCGGTGCCGTCGGTACTTTCGCCAACATCGATCCGCGCGTCGAGGAACATGTCGCGGCAAAGCTGGGCCTGGCGATCGAGCCCGTTTCGACCCAAGTCATCCCGCGTGATCGTCACGCCATGTTCTTTGCAACCTTGGGCGTCATCGCGAGCTCGATCGAGCGGCTCGCGGTCGAGGTTCGCCACTTGCAGCGGACCGAGGTGCTGGAGGCCGAGGAATATTTCTCGCCCGGCCAGAAGGGCAGCTCGGCCATGCCGCATAAGCGCAATCCGGTGCTGACCGAGAATCTGACTGGCCTCGCCCGCATGGTGCGCAGCTATGCGTTGCCGGCGATGGAGAATGTCGCGCTCTGGCACGAACGGGATATCAGCCATTCGTCGGTGGAGCGCTACATCGGGCCTGACGCGACCATTACCCTTGACTTCGCGTTGGGCCGCCTGACCGGCGTGATCGACAAGCTGCTCGTCTATCCTGAGCGGATGATGAAGAATCTCGACAAGATGGGTGGGCTGGTTCACTCGCAGCGGGTCCTGCTCGCGCTGACCCAGGCTGGCGTGAGCCGTGAGGACAGCTACCGTTATGTCCAACGCAACGCGATGAAAGTCTGGGAATCGGACGGGCAATTGTCGCTTCTGGAACTGTTGAAAGCCGACCCCGAGGTTGCCGCCGCGCTTCCGGCCGAGCAGATCGAGGAGAAGTTCGACCTGGGTTATCATTTCCGCCAGGTGGACACGATATTCCGCCGGGTTTTCGGGGAAGTCTGA
- a CDS encoding JAB domain-containing protein: MPLLDSTQFLLLNDEWTPIHRVSADDDWREVVHELLQHDSQWLVIEQQRFDDQSPAPRWADIRFSRAISRRLRPIEVKLADHVIQGRGHHFSFRAAGLL, from the coding sequence ATGCCACTTTTGGACAGCACGCAATTTCTGCTCCTTAACGATGAATGGACCCCCATCCATCGCGTCAGTGCCGATGATGACTGGCGCGAAGTCGTCCATGAACTACTGCAGCATGACAGCCAGTGGCTCGTCATAGAACAGCAGCGCTTCGACGATCAGTCGCCGGCCCCCCGCTGGGCCGATATTCGCTTCTCCCGCGCCATTTCCCGCCGCCTACGTCCAATAGAAGTCAAGCTTGCAGACCATGTGATCCAAGGCCGCGGCCATCACTTCAGCTTCCGCGCGGCCGGCCTACTTTGA
- a CDS encoding 3-methyl-2-oxobutanoate dehydrogenase (2-methylpropanoyl-transferring) subunit alpha → MGDRSGSGAGKAGEERVPQAGRGHLDASERELAGQGRNLPPLQLHVPEPRYRPGDAADFSDLEIPAAGTAPRPDEAADPGTMRDMAYGLVRVLDDEGQAVGPWDPKLPAKTLIRMLRAMALTRAFDARMFRAQRQGKTSFYMKSTGEEAVSIAAAAALASDDMCFPSYRQQGVLIARGWPLIDMMNQIYSNKGDRLKGRQLPIMYSAREASFFSISGNLATQYPQAVGWAMASAARGDTRIAATWCGEGSTAEGDFHSACTFASVYRAPVILNVVNNQWAISSFSGFAGAEATTFAARAIGYGIAGLRIDGNDALAVYAATRWAADRARANGGPTLIEHFTYRAEGHSTSDDPSAYRSADEGSHWPLGDPIARLKQHCIALGIWDEERQAAMDKELAEQVRDAAREAEKNGILGHGLHHPMESMFEDVFEEMPWHLREQQQQMLDEAKAAGL, encoded by the coding sequence ATGGGCGACCGGAGCGGTTCGGGCGCTGGGAAGGCCGGAGAGGAGCGCGTGCCGCAGGCCGGACGCGGTCATTTGGACGCGTCCGAGCGCGAGCTGGCCGGCCAGGGGCGCAACCTGCCGCCCCTGCAGTTGCATGTGCCGGAGCCGCGCTACCGGCCTGGTGACGCCGCCGATTTCAGTGACCTGGAGATACCGGCGGCAGGTACGGCGCCGCGGCCCGATGAAGCGGCCGACCCGGGCACCATGCGGGACATGGCCTATGGACTGGTCCGCGTGCTGGATGACGAGGGGCAAGCGGTTGGCCCCTGGGACCCGAAACTGCCCGCAAAGACGCTGATCCGGATGCTCCGGGCGATGGCGCTGACGCGCGCTTTCGATGCGCGCATGTTCCGGGCGCAGCGGCAGGGCAAGACCAGCTTCTACATGAAATCGACAGGCGAGGAAGCTGTGTCGATCGCAGCGGCGGCGGCGCTGGCGAGCGATGACATGTGCTTTCCGAGCTATCGCCAGCAAGGGGTGCTGATCGCGCGCGGTTGGCCGCTGATCGACATGATGAACCAGATTTATTCGAACAAGGGCGACCGGCTGAAAGGCCGTCAGTTGCCGATCATGTATTCGGCGCGGGAGGCGAGCTTCTTTTCGATCTCCGGCAATCTGGCGACGCAATATCCGCAGGCGGTCGGCTGGGCGATGGCGAGCGCGGCGCGAGGGGACACGCGGATCGCGGCGACTTGGTGCGGGGAAGGTTCGACGGCCGAGGGCGATTTTCATTCGGCCTGCACCTTCGCCAGTGTCTATCGCGCGCCGGTGATATTGAATGTGGTCAATAATCAATGGGCTATAAGCAGCTTTTCAGGTTTTGCGGGAGCCGAGGCGACGACCTTCGCGGCGCGGGCGATCGGTTATGGCATCGCGGGGCTGCGCATCGACGGGAATGATGCGCTGGCGGTCTATGCGGCGACACGCTGGGCGGCGGATCGGGCGCGGGCGAATGGCGGGCCGACGCTGATCGAGCATTTCACCTATCGCGCCGAGGGGCACAGCACATCGGATGATCCCAGCGCCTACCGGTCGGCGGATGAAGGGAGTCACTGGCCGCTGGGCGACCCGATCGCGCGGTTGAAGCAGCATTGCATTGCGCTGGGCATCTGGGACGAGGAACGGCAGGCGGCGATGGACAAGGAGCTGGCCGAGCAGGTGCGCGACGCGGCGCGGGAGGCGGAGAAGAACGGGATTTTGGGCCATGGGCTCCATCATCCGATGGAGAGCATGTTCGAG
- the thyA gene encoding thymidylate synthase, translating into MTSTTIPAEVPAEAHYEQQYLDLMRRVWTQGDERIDRTGVGTRSLLGASMRFSLAGEAVPLLTTKRVYWKVAAREMLWFLTGDTNIRELVRQGVHIWTDWPLETYRKATGEEISRDAFEARIIEDAAFAERWGDLGPVYGAQWVNWPRYEAVGDGLYRRAEKGHNQIAELVEGIRNNPGSRRLLFTGWNVAEVAQMALPPCHMTYQFQVADGRLNGLLFQRSCDLGLGFAFNIFGLSLITRMLAQQCDLEPGEIVWQGGDVHLYLNHAELVEEQISRTPGGAPKLRIKRRPESIFDYRIEDFEVVDYTPQSHIAAPVAV; encoded by the coding sequence TTGACCAGCACGACAATTCCGGCGGAAGTTCCTGCCGAAGCGCATTATGAGCAGCAATATCTTGACCTGATGCGCCGCGTGTGGACGCAGGGGGACGAGCGGATCGATCGTACGGGTGTGGGTACGCGATCGCTGTTGGGAGCGAGCATGCGCTTTTCGCTTGCTGGTGAAGCGGTGCCGCTGCTGACCACCAAGCGGGTTTACTGGAAGGTGGCGGCGCGGGAGATGCTGTGGTTCCTGACCGGGGACACCAACATTCGCGAGCTGGTGCGGCAGGGAGTGCACATCTGGACCGATTGGCCGCTGGAGACCTATCGCAAAGCGACGGGGGAAGAGATCAGCCGCGACGCGTTTGAGGCGCGGATTATCGAGGATGCGGCCTTTGCGGAACGCTGGGGCGATTTGGGGCCGGTCTATGGCGCGCAGTGGGTGAACTGGCCGCGCTATGAGGCGGTGGGGGACGGGCTCTACCGGCGCGCCGAGAAGGGGCACAATCAGATCGCGGAACTGGTCGAGGGGATCAGGAATAATCCGGGATCGCGGCGGTTGCTTTTTACGGGATGGAATGTAGCTGAGGTGGCGCAGATGGCGTTGCCGCCTTGTCATATGACCTATCAGTTCCAGGTGGCCGACGGGAGGCTGAATGGTTTGCTGTTCCAGCGCAGTTGCGACCTGGGGCTGGGTTTTGCCTTCAATATCTTCGGGCTGTCGTTGATTACCCGGATGCTGGCGCAGCAGTGCGATCTGGAGCCGGGGGAAATCGTTTGGCAGGGCGGGGATGTGCATCTGTATCTGAACCACGCCGAACTGGTGGAGGAGCAGATCAGCAGGACGCCGGGGGGAGCGCCGAAACTACGGATAAAAAGGCGGCCGGAGAGCATTTTCGATTATCGGATCGAGGATTTCGAAGTGGTCGATTATACGCCGCAAAGTCACATTGCTGCGCCCGTCGCGGTTTGA